Proteins encoded together in one Flavobacterium keumense window:
- a CDS encoding histidine decarboxylase: MELHSTFLTEIDKQRLAELEQFINLSNENSIGYPVSKDFDFSEMMPFLKYPINNVGDPFENSINKVKTHELEREVVGFFAKLFRADPNDYWGYVTNGGSESNLYGLYLARELYPKGMVYYSESTHYSIRKNIHLLNIPSIVIRSQENGEIDYADLENTLRINRDKPAIVLANYGTTMKEAKDDVARIKSILKSLAIQDSYIHCDAALAGSYGAFVEPRVPFDFKDGADSVAISGHKFIGSPIPTGVIITKKSNRDRIAKGVSYIGSLDTTITGSRNGHSPLFLWYALKRMGVEGLRQRFQNSLEVAAYCEKRLNAIGIPAWRNPNAITVVFPKVHDSIISKWQLATQETISHIICMPNVTKEQIDNLILDLQNCVEVMENEYEFNF, encoded by the coding sequence ATGGAATTACATTCAACCTTTCTTACCGAAATTGATAAACAACGCTTAGCGGAGTTAGAACAGTTTATTAATCTTTCCAATGAAAATTCTATAGGGTATCCTGTTTCTAAAGATTTTGATTTTTCAGAGATGATGCCGTTTTTGAAATACCCCATTAATAACGTGGGTGACCCCTTTGAAAATTCCATTAATAAAGTAAAAACCCACGAACTCGAGCGAGAAGTAGTTGGATTCTTTGCTAAGTTGTTTAGAGCTGACCCTAATGATTATTGGGGCTATGTTACTAATGGTGGTTCTGAAAGTAATTTGTACGGTTTGTATTTGGCTAGAGAGCTGTATCCTAAAGGAATGGTGTATTATTCAGAATCGACACATTACAGTATTCGTAAGAACATTCATTTGTTAAACATTCCAAGTATTGTGATTCGTTCGCAAGAAAATGGGGAAATTGATTATGCCGATTTAGAAAACACTTTGCGAATCAATCGGGATAAACCCGCCATTGTGTTGGCTAATTATGGTACTACGATGAAAGAAGCCAAAGATGATGTGGCTAGAATCAAATCCATTCTAAAAAGTTTAGCCATTCAAGATAGTTATATTCATTGCGATGCCGCCCTTGCAGGAAGTTACGGTGCCTTTGTAGAACCTAGAGTACCTTTTGATTTTAAAGACGGAGCCGATAGCGTAGCGATTAGCGGACACAAGTTTATTGGTTCGCCAATACCTACTGGGGTAATTATTACTAAAAAATCAAATCGAGACAGAATTGCCAAAGGAGTTTCGTATATCGGTTCGTTGGATACGACCATAACTGGTTCAAGAAACGGTCACAGTCCGTTGTTTTTATGGTATGCTTTGAAACGAATGGGAGTGGAAGGATTGAGACAACGATTCCAGAATAGTCTTGAAGTGGCTGCTTATTGTGAAAAGCGATTGAATGCAATTGGGATTCCAGCTTGGAGAAATCCCAATGCGATTACGGTAGTATTTCCAAAAGTACACGATTCCATAATTTCCAAATGGCAATTGGCCACACAAGAAACAATTTCTCATATTATTTGTATGCCTAATGTAACCAAAGAGCAAATTGACAATCTGATTCTAGACCTTCAAAATTGTGTTGAAGTCATGGAAAACGAGTACGAATTTAATTTCTAA
- a CDS encoding Lrp/AsnC family transcriptional regulator, protein MDAIDKRILMVLQEDAKANIKMIAEKSGLSVSPTFARIKKLEQLGYIKKYVALLDEVKIGKSIQVFCQVTLSIHSKEVIDNFKKQIAKLHDVMGCYHVSGNYDFLLKIAVKDMNEYQQFAVEKLSVIEGISNVQSTFVLEEIKNEVVHKLQ, encoded by the coding sequence ATGGACGCCATTGACAAACGAATTCTGATGGTTTTACAAGAGGATGCCAAAGCCAACATCAAAATGATTGCTGAAAAATCAGGCTTATCGGTCTCACCTACCTTTGCAAGAATTAAGAAATTAGAACAATTGGGGTACATCAAAAAATATGTTGCTCTTTTGGACGAAGTAAAAATTGGAAAATCAATTCAGGTCTTTTGCCAAGTCACCTTATCGATTCATTCCAAGGAAGTAATTGACAATTTCAAAAAGCAAATTGCAAAATTACATGATGTTATGGGGTGTTACCATGTTTCTGGAAACTATGATTTTTTATTGAAAATTGCCGTAAAAGACATGAATGAATACCAACAATTTGCAGTAGAAAAATTGTCCGTCATTGAGGGGATTTCCAATGTACAAAGCACCTTCGTTTTAGAGGAAATCAAAAACGAAGTAGTCCACAAACTTCAATAA
- a CDS encoding DUF3467 domain-containing protein gives MTEQQEQINIELDEQTAEGIYSNLAIINHSSSEFVLDFVSIMPGIPKAKVKSRIVLTPQHAKRLLKAIGENIHRFEVAHGEIKDTEQAPIPLNFGPAGQA, from the coding sequence ATGACAGAGCAACAAGAACAAATCAATATTGAGTTGGATGAGCAAACAGCCGAAGGAATTTATTCCAATCTAGCGATTATCAATCATTCTTCTTCCGAATTTGTATTGGATTTTGTGAGCATTATGCCAGGAATTCCAAAAGCTAAAGTAAAATCTAGAATTGTGTTGACTCCACAACATGCTAAAAGATTGTTGAAAGCCATTGGAGAAAATATTCATCGTTTTGAAGTCGCTCATGGCGAAATCAAAGACACTGAACAAGCTCCAATTCCATTGAATTTTGGTCCTGCGGGACAAGCTTAA
- the rpoC gene encoding DNA-directed RNA polymerase subunit beta' has protein sequence MMNNRNNKDKNQVKRFDKISIGLASPESILKESRGEVLKPETINYRTHKPERDGLFCERIFGPVKDFECACGKYKRIRYKGIICDRCGVEVTEKKVRRDRVGHINLVVPIAHIWYFRSLPNKIGYILGLPSKKLDMIIYYERYVVIQAGIAKNAEGEPLQRLDFLTEEEYLNILDTLPADNQYLDDFDPNKFVAKMGAECIMDLLARIDLDELSYSLRHSANNETSKQRKTEALKRLQVVESFRESNLNRENRPEWMIMKVVPVIPPELRPLVPLDGGRFATSDLNDLYRRVIIRNNRLKRLMEIKAPEVILRNEKRMLQESVDSLFDNTRKASAVKTESNRPLKSLSDSLKGKQGRFRQNLLGKRVDYSARSVIVVGPELKLFECGIPKDMASELYKPFVIRKLIERGIVKTVKSAKKIIDKKEPVVWDILENVIKGHPVLLNRAPTLHRLGIQAFQPKLIEGKAIQLHPLVCTAFNADFDGDQMAVHLPLGPEAILEAQLLMLASHNILNPANGAPITVPSQDMVLGLYYMTKERLSTPEHKILGQDLTFYSAEEVNIALNEGRLELNARVKIRAKDFNENGELVYKIIQTTAGRVLFNEVVPEAAGYINDVLTKKNLRDIIGHILSVTDVPTTAAFLDNMKDMGYKFAFKGGLSFSLGDIRIPEQKTKLIADAREQVEGISANYNMGLITNNERYNQVIDVWTSTNAQLTEAAMKNIREDQQGFNSVYMMLDSGARGSKEQIRQLTGMRGLMAKPKKSTAGGGEIIENPILSNFKEGLSILEYFISTHGARKGLADTALKTADAGYLTRRLHDVSQDVIVNLDDCGTLRGVEVSALKKNEEIVETLGERILGRVALQDVVNPLDNEILVAAGQEITETIVKAIEASPIEKVEVRSPLTCEALKGICAKCYGRNLATGKMTQRGEAVGVIAAQSIGEPGTQLTLRTFHVGGVAGGISEESSIVARFPGKLEIEDLKTVKGEDNEGNAVDIVVSRSTELKLVDEKTGILLSTNNIPYGSSIFVKDGQSVAKGEVICKWDPYNGVIVSEFTGKIAYEDLEQGQTYMVEIDEQTGFQEKVISEARNKKLIPTLLVYGKDNELIRSYNLPVGAHLMVDDGEKIKAGKVLVKIPRRSSKSGDITGGLPRITELLEARNPSNPAVVSEIDGVVSFGKIKRGNREIIIESKFGEVKKYLVKLSSQILVQENDFVRAGAPLSDGAITPDDILRIQGPAAVQQYLVNEIQEVYRLQGVKINDKHFEVVIRQMMRKVQVQDPGDTLFLEDQLIHTKDFILENDKLYGMKVVEDAGDSEVLKPGQIITPRQLRDENSLLKRTDKNLVVARDVITATATPVLQGITRASLQTKSFISAASFQETTKVLNEAAVAGKVDNLEGLKENVIVGHRIPAGTGMREYDHTIVGSKEDYNEMMANKEEYIY, from the coding sequence ATGATGAATAATAGAAATAACAAAGACAAAAACCAAGTTAAAAGGTTTGACAAGATTTCGATAGGACTTGCTTCTCCTGAATCTATTTTAAAAGAATCAAGAGGTGAAGTATTAAAGCCTGAAACTATCAACTACAGAACGCACAAACCAGAGCGTGACGGTCTTTTCTGCGAAAGAATTTTCGGTCCTGTTAAGGATTTTGAATGTGCTTGTGGAAAATACAAAAGAATTCGTTACAAAGGAATTATTTGTGACCGTTGTGGTGTAGAAGTTACCGAGAAAAAAGTACGTAGAGATAGAGTAGGACACATCAACCTTGTGGTGCCAATTGCTCATATTTGGTATTTCCGTTCTCTTCCAAACAAAATTGGATACATCCTTGGATTGCCATCTAAGAAATTAGATATGATTATTTACTACGAAAGATACGTAGTAATCCAAGCAGGTATTGCTAAAAATGCTGAAGGAGAACCATTACAAAGATTAGATTTCTTGACAGAAGAAGAGTATTTGAATATTTTAGATACACTTCCAGCTGACAATCAATATTTAGACGATTTTGATCCAAATAAATTTGTTGCCAAAATGGGAGCAGAGTGTATTATGGATTTATTAGCACGTATCGACTTAGATGAATTATCATACAGTTTACGTCATAGTGCGAATAATGAAACCTCTAAACAACGTAAAACAGAAGCTTTAAAAAGATTACAAGTAGTAGAGTCTTTCCGTGAGTCTAACTTGAACCGCGAGAATCGTCCTGAGTGGATGATTATGAAAGTAGTTCCTGTTATTCCACCAGAATTACGTCCGCTTGTGCCACTAGATGGAGGTCGTTTTGCAACTTCTGATTTGAATGATTTATACCGTCGTGTAATTATACGTAACAACCGTTTGAAAAGATTGATGGAGATCAAAGCTCCTGAAGTAATCTTGAGAAACGAAAAACGTATGTTACAAGAATCTGTAGATTCACTTTTCGATAATACTCGTAAAGCTTCTGCGGTTAAAACAGAATCAAACAGACCATTAAAATCATTATCGGATTCATTAAAAGGTAAACAAGGACGTTTCCGTCAAAACTTACTTGGAAAACGTGTAGATTATTCTGCTCGTTCAGTAATTGTTGTTGGACCTGAGTTGAAATTATTCGAATGTGGTATCCCAAAAGATATGGCATCTGAATTATACAAACCTTTTGTAATCCGTAAATTGATTGAAAGAGGAATTGTAAAAACGGTTAAATCTGCTAAAAAAATAATTGACAAAAAAGAGCCAGTAGTTTGGGACATCCTTGAAAACGTAATTAAAGGACACCCAGTATTACTGAACCGTGCTCCTACTTTGCACCGTTTAGGTATCCAAGCGTTCCAACCAAAATTAATTGAAGGAAAAGCAATCCAATTACACCCTTTAGTGTGTACGGCATTCAACGCGGATTTTGATGGTGACCAGATGGCGGTTCACTTGCCATTAGGACCAGAGGCAATTTTGGAAGCACAATTATTAATGTTGGCTTCTCACAATATTTTGAACCCTGCTAATGGAGCGCCTATCACGGTACCTTCTCAAGACATGGTTTTGGGTCTATATTATATGACCAAAGAGCGTTTATCAACTCCTGAGCATAAAATTTTAGGTCAAGATTTGACTTTCTATTCTGCTGAAGAGGTAAACATTGCATTAAACGAAGGACGATTAGAATTGAATGCTCGTGTAAAAATTAGAGCAAAAGATTTTAATGAAAATGGAGAGTTGGTTTACAAAATAATCCAAACTACTGCAGGTCGTGTATTGTTTAATGAAGTAGTTCCTGAAGCTGCTGGATATATCAATGATGTATTAACTAAGAAAAACTTAAGAGATATTATTGGTCACATTTTAAGTGTTACTGATGTGCCTACAACAGCTGCTTTCTTAGATAATATGAAAGATATGGGATACAAATTTGCCTTCAAAGGTGGTTTGTCATTCTCATTAGGTGATATTAGAATTCCAGAGCAAAAAACTAAATTAATTGCAGATGCTAGAGAGCAAGTTGAAGGTATTTCTGCTAACTATAACATGGGTCTTATCACCAATAACGAACGTTATAACCAAGTTATTGATGTGTGGACATCTACTAATGCTCAATTAACAGAGGCAGCAATGAAAAACATTAGAGAAGACCAACAAGGTTTTAACTCAGTGTACATGATGCTTGATTCTGGAGCAAGGGGATCTAAAGAACAAATCCGTCAGTTAACTGGTATGCGTGGTTTGATGGCTAAGCCTAAAAAATCGACTGCTGGTGGTGGTGAGATTATTGAAAACCCGATTTTGTCTAACTTTAAAGAAGGTCTTTCTATCCTTGAGTATTTTATTTCTACTCACGGTGCTCGTAAAGGTCTTGCAGATACGGCTCTTAAAACTGCGGATGCAGGGTATTTAACAAGAAGATTACATGATGTTTCTCAGGATGTTATTGTTAATCTTGATGATTGTGGAACATTGAGAGGTGTTGAAGTTTCGGCTTTAAAGAAAAACGAAGAAATAGTAGAAACTTTAGGAGAAAGAATCCTTGGACGTGTAGCATTACAAGATGTTGTAAATCCATTAGATAATGAAATTCTAGTTGCTGCAGGACAAGAAATAACAGAAACAATTGTAAAAGCAATTGAAGCTTCTCCGATTGAAAAAGTAGAGGTTCGTTCTCCATTAACTTGTGAGGCATTAAAAGGAATTTGTGCTAAATGTTATGGTAGAAACTTAGCTACTGGAAAAATGACTCAAAGAGGTGAAGCAGTAGGAGTTATTGCTGCACAATCTATTGGAGAGCCTGGTACACAGTTAACACTTCGTACCTTCCACGTTGGAGGGGTAGCAGGAGGTATTTCTGAAGAATCAAGCATTGTTGCTCGTTTCCCAGGAAAACTAGAAATCGAAGATTTAAAAACAGTTAAAGGAGAAGATAATGAAGGAAACGCAGTGGATATTGTTGTTTCTCGTTCTACTGAATTGAAATTAGTCGATGAAAAAACAGGTATTTTATTAAGTACAAATAATATCCCTTACGGTTCAAGTATTTTTGTAAAAGACGGTCAGTCTGTTGCAAAAGGAGAGGTAATCTGTAAATGGGATCCATATAATGGAGTTATTGTTTCTGAGTTTACTGGTAAAATTGCTTACGAAGATTTAGAACAAGGTCAAACTTATATGGTTGAAATCGACGAACAAACTGGTTTCCAAGAAAAAGTTATTTCTGAAGCAAGAAACAAAAAATTAATTCCTACTTTATTAGTATATGGTAAAGACAATGAATTAATTCGTTCGTATAACTTACCAGTAGGAGCCCACTTGATGGTTGACGATGGTGAGAAAATTAAAGCAGGTAAAGTATTGGTGAAAATTCCTCGTCGTTCTTCTAAATCAGGAGATATCACAGGAGGTTTACCAAGAATTACAGAGTTGTTAGAAGCTCGTAATCCTTCAAACCCAGCTGTAGTTTCAGAAATCGACGGAGTTGTTTCTTTCGGAAAAATCAAACGTGGTAATCGTGAAATCATCATTGAGTCTAAATTTGGTGAAGTGAAGAAGTACTTGGTAAAATTATCAAGTCAAATTTTAGTTCAAGAAAACGACTTTGTACGTGCTGGAGCTCCACTTTCAGATGGTGCCATTACGCCAGATGATATTTTAAGAATTCAAGGTCCAGCGGCTGTTCAACAGTACTTGGTGAACGAAATTCAAGAAGTATACCGTTTACAAGGGGTTAAAATTAACGACAAACACTTTGAGGTAGTAATTCGTCAAATGATGCGTAAAGTTCAAGTTCAAGATCCAGGAGATACTTTATTCTTAGAAGATCAATTGATTCATACTAAAGATTTTATCTTAGAAAATGATAAGTTATATGGTATGAAAGTAGTTGAAGATGCTGGAGATTCAGAGGTGTTGAAACCAGGACAAATCATTACGCCACGTCAATTACGTGATGAAAATTCATTGTTGAAACGTACCGATAAGAACTTAGTTGTTGCTCGTGATGTAATTACAGCAACTGCAACTCCAGTGTTACAAGGTATCACAAGAGCTTCTCTTCAAACAAAATCATTCATTTCTGCAGCCTCTTTCCAAGAGACTACTAAAGTATTAAACGAAGCTGCTGTTGCAGGTAAAGTAGATAATTTAGAAGGATTGAAAGAAAATGTAATTGTAGGTCACAGAATCCCTGCAGGTACAGGTATGAGAGAATACGATCACACGATTGTAGGATCTAAAGAAGACTACAATGAAATGATGGCTAACAAAGAAGAGTATATATATTAA